In Primulina eburnea isolate SZY01 chromosome 3, ASM2296580v1, whole genome shotgun sequence, one DNA window encodes the following:
- the LOC140825140 gene encoding protein FAR1-RELATED SEQUENCE 5-like, translating into MDQYSGDEQSYIPQVGDDQKPQIGMRFDSLEDAFSFYNQYARESGFSARMSNSKKSKKTNEIVWKKFVCFKEGHTDDIRWSKQTKKDQPRKERARGETRTGCLSKISVVKEQTGPGWVVSTFVESHNHSLSTPSKVHLLRSHRSISASKKMLSQQFAEANVPTCQQMRLFEIESGGPEHVGFIERDIRNYEQSVRDEHKGIDAETLVDFFESEKEKNSLFFFDYETDSDNRFTRCFWTDHVSRRAYTAFGDVVVFDTTYNTNKYGMIFAPFVGVNHHHQTILFGCGLLSDEKTDSFVWLLNKFLEAMCQGAPNLIITDQDPALTKAISQVFPRTTHRYCLWHILNKFSEKLNPMTFRDHYESIRNAILHSSTDEEFESSWEAAMSNANLEQHDWLSLMFDLRHKWVPAYFNHVFSAGMSSSQRSESSHAFFKRYISSKNSLMDFIIRFNKALRHQRHNELVADHVDMNERPKLQSKWPMESQMVTVYTKKKWLEFLEEMSQSHGYYVQTESVGNEFGIYKVMNFQASSSSKPRVLTHVIQGDDILCSCMKFQFEGIPCRHILAFFRINQVFHLPDKYILKRWTQAAKNVEFFPTDEPNVVEAPERCLMSRHLRLSYKASALVDIASLTVEGTNFLNAQFDYIGNKMKDLNMTTTVSGGSQCRRATDRAVDIVDPQKIRTKGCGKRLKSSKEKATTQGRKCRGCGRRGVQHDKRNCPNLQDGSTINNKNEEESSDDEDFGSIDGSNNWI; encoded by the exons ATGGATCAATATAGTGGAGATGAACAATCGTACATCCCCCAAGTCGGTGATGATCAGAAACCCCAGATTGGTATGAGATTTGATTCGttagaggatgcattctcattCTACAACCAATATGCCCGAGAATCCGGTTTTAGCGCGAGAATGAGTAATAGCAAGAAAAgtaagaaaacaaacgaaattgTATGGAAGAAATTTGTATGCTTTAAAGAAGGGCATACAGATGATATTCGATGGAGCAAACAGACAAAAAAAGATCAACCAAGAAAAGAAAGAGCCCGTGGTGAGACTAGAACCGGATGTTTGTCCAAGATTTCAGTTGTCAAGGAACAAACAGGTCCGGGTTGGGTTGTCAGTACTTTCGTTGAAAGTCATAATCATTCATTATCGACTCCGTCGAAGGTGCATTTGTTACGCTCGCATCGCAGTATTTCTGCATCAAAAAAAATGTTGAGTCAACAATTTGCAGAAGCCAATGTGCCAACTTGTCAACAAATGAGATTATTTGAGATAGAGTCTGGTGGGCCTGAACATGTAGGTTTCATAGAAAGAGATATCAGAAACTACGAGCAAAGTGTTAGGGATGAGCATAAGGGTATTGATGCAGAAACATTGGTCGATTTCTTCGAATCTGAGAAAGAGAAGAATTCATTGTTCTTTTTTGATTATGAGACTGACTCGGACAACAGATTTACCAGGTGTTTTTGGACTGATCATGTGTCAAGAAGGGCATACACTGCTTTTGGTGACGTGGTTGTGTTTGATACTACATACAACACCAACAAATATGGGATGATTTTCGCACCATTTGTAGGagttaatcatcatcatcagaccaTTCTTTTTGGTTGTGGATTGTTGAGTGACGAAAAAACAGATTCTTTTGTTTGGTTGCTTAATAAATTCCTAGAAGCCATGTGTCAAGGTGCCCCAAACTTGATTATCACTGACCAAGATCCGGCTCTGACGAAAGCCATATCACAAGTTTTTCCTCGAACAACACATCGATATTGTTTGTGGCATATACTGAACAAATTCTCTGAGAAATTAAACCCAATGACTTTCCGTGATCACTACGAAAGCATAAGGAATGCCATTCTACATTCCTCCACAGATGAGGAATTTGAGAGTTCCTGGGAAGCTGCTATGTCTAATGCTAACTTGGAACAACATGATTGGCTGTCGTTGATGTTTGATTTGCGACATAAATGGGTGCcagcatattttaatcatgtatTTTCTGCGGGTATGTCAAGTAGTCAGCGGTCCGAAAGTTCACATGCTTTTTTCAAGAGATATATATCTAGCAAGAACTCATTGATGGATTTTATCATTCGTTTCAATAAGGCACTCCGGCACCAAAGACACAATGAGTTAGTTGCAGATCATGTCGATATGAATGAGCGTCCCAAGCTACAGTCCAAATGGCCAATGGAATCTCAGATGGTGACGGTTTACACGAAAAAGAAATGGTTGGAGTTTCTAGAAGAAATGAGTCAGAGTCATGGTTATTACGTGCAAACAGAATCTGTGGGAAATGAGTTTGGGATTTACAAGGTAATGAATTTTCAagcttcttcttcttcgaaacCAAGAGTGCTTACACATGTCATACAAGGGGATGATATATTGTGCAGTTGTATGAAATTTCAGTTTGAGGGCATTCCATGCAGGCATATATTAGCATTTTTTCGTATAAACCAAGTCTTTCATTTGCCTGATAAATATATACTGAAACGTTGGACGCAAGCAGCAAAGAATGTAGAATTTTTTCCTACAGATGAGCCAAATGTGGTTGAAGCTCCAGAAAGATGTTTGATGTCAAGACATTTGAGGTTATCCTATAAAGCTTCTGCATTAGTTGATATTGCATCATTGACTGTTGAGGGAACAAATTTCTTGAATGCACAGTTTGATTATATTGGCAACAAAATGAAAGATTTGAATATGACTACAACAGTAAGCGGTGGAAGTCAATGTAGAAGAGCCACAGATAGGGCTGTTGATATCGTTGATCCTCAAAAAATTAGAACAAAGGGATGTGGGAAGAGATTAAAGTCATCAAAGGAGAAGGCAACCACACAGGGAAGAAAATGTCGTGGGTGTGGACGCCGAGGTGTGCAGCATGACAAGCGTAACTGTCCAAATTTGCAAGACGG GTCaactattaataataaaaacgaAGAAGAAAGCTCAGATGACGAAGATTTTGGATCGATAGATG GTTCTAACAACTGGATTTGA
- the LOC140825141 gene encoding uncharacterized protein isoform X5 — MRTDELGFPVTIRVGCTKIRKKSIQQCATEMTSKRKRINRNEPKKEEIKEQPQIEEGAQKICAITKKADQSPVVIVFAHGAGAPSSSDWMRRWKDMLAEALNAVEVVTFDYPYFSGGKKRSPPKAEKLVDFHCDVVRETMTKYPGHPLVLAGKSMGSRVSCMVAGKSCISASAIICLGYPLKGTNGTLRDETLLQLTVPVMFVQQRWTLSTRQVGSCNEENEMC, encoded by the exons atgagaaCAGACGAACTAGGGTTTCCAGTTACAATTCGAGTCGGTTGCACAAAAATCAGAAAAAAATCAATCCAACAGTGCGCCACAGAAATGACTTCGAAACGCAAGCGCATTAACAGGAACGAACCtaaaaaagaagaaattaaAGAGCAACCACAGATAGAGGAGGGAGCTCAGAAAATATGTGCGATAACAAAGAAGGCAGATCAATCACCTGTTGTTATTGTCTTTGCTCATGGGGCTGGTGCTCCTTCCTCCTCGGATTGGATGAGAAG ATGGAAAGATATGCTGGCCGAGGCCTTAAATGCTGTTGAAGTAGTGACATTCGACTACCCTT ACTTTTCTGGAGGAAAGAAAAGATCTCCTCCGAAGGCCGAAAAGTTGGTTGATTTTCATTGTGATGTGGTAAGAGAGACCATGACTAAGTACCCTGGCCATCCACTAGTTTTGGCAGGGAAATCTATGGGATCGAG GGTCAGCTGCATGGTTGCTGGCAAAAGTTGCATTTCAGCTTCTGCGATAATTTGTTTGGGTTACCCTCTAAAG GGCACCAATGGCACATTACGAGATGAAACACTTCTGCAACTTACAGTCCCTGTTATGTTTGTGCAG CAAAGATGGACTCTGTCCACTAGACAAGTTGGAAGCTGTAATGAAGAAAATGAAATGTGTTAA
- the LOC140825141 gene encoding uncharacterized protein isoform X2, translated as MRTDELGFPVTIRVGCTKIRKKSIQQCATEMTSKRKRINRNEPKKEEIKEQPQIEEGAQKICAITKKADQSPVVIVFAHGAGAPSSSDWMRRWKDMLAEALNAVEVVTFDYPCKCSKIELFADFSGGKKRSPPKAEKLVDFHCDVVRETMTKYPGHPLVLAGKSMGSRVSCMVAGKSCISASAIICLGYPLKGTNGTLRDETLLQLTVPVMFVQGSKDGLCPLDKLEAVMKKMKCVNTLHVIDGGDHSFKIGKKYLLSVGSSQEEIENKAVEATATFVSLAL; from the exons atgagaaCAGACGAACTAGGGTTTCCAGTTACAATTCGAGTCGGTTGCACAAAAATCAGAAAAAAATCAATCCAACAGTGCGCCACAGAAATGACTTCGAAACGCAAGCGCATTAACAGGAACGAACCtaaaaaagaagaaattaaAGAGCAACCACAGATAGAGGAGGGAGCTCAGAAAATATGTGCGATAACAAAGAAGGCAGATCAATCACCTGTTGTTATTGTCTTTGCTCATGGGGCTGGTGCTCCTTCCTCCTCGGATTGGATGAGAAG ATGGAAAGATATGCTGGCCGAGGCCTTAAATGCTGTTGAAGTAGTGACATTCGACTACCCTTGTAAGTGTAGCAAG ATTGAGCTGTTTGCAGACTTTTCTGGAGGAAAGAAAAGATCTCCTCCGAAGGCCGAAAAGTTGGTTGATTTTCATTGTGATGTGGTAAGAGAGACCATGACTAAGTACCCTGGCCATCCACTAGTTTTGGCAGGGAAATCTATGGGATCGAG GGTCAGCTGCATGGTTGCTGGCAAAAGTTGCATTTCAGCTTCTGCGATAATTTGTTTGGGTTACCCTCTAAAG GGCACCAATGGCACATTACGAGATGAAACACTTCTGCAACTTACAGTCCCTGTTATGTTTGTGCAG GGTAGCAAAGATGGACTCTGTCCACTAGACAAGTTGGAAGCTGTAATGAAGAAAATGAAATGTGTTAACACGTTGCATGTGATCGATGGGGGTGATCACTCTTTCAAAATCGGGAAGAAGTATTTGCTTTCTGTTGGATCCAGTCAAGAAGAAATAGAAAACAAAGCTGTTGAGGCAACAGCAACGTTTGTTTCTTTAGCACTGTAA
- the LOC140825141 gene encoding uncharacterized protein isoform X3: MRTDELGFPVTIRVGCTKIRKKSIQQCATEMTSKRKRINRNEPKKEEIKEQPQIEEGAQKICAITKKADQSPVVIVFAHGAGAPSSSDWMRRWKDMLAEALNAVEVVTFDYPYFSGGKKRSPPKAEKLVDFHCDVVRETMTKYPGHPLVLAGKSMGSRVSCMVAGKSCISASAIICLGYPLKGTNGTLRDETLLQLTVPVMFVQGSKDGLCPLDKLEAVMKKMKCVNTLHVIDGGDHSFKIGKKYLLSVGSSQEEIENKAVEATATFVSLAL; this comes from the exons atgagaaCAGACGAACTAGGGTTTCCAGTTACAATTCGAGTCGGTTGCACAAAAATCAGAAAAAAATCAATCCAACAGTGCGCCACAGAAATGACTTCGAAACGCAAGCGCATTAACAGGAACGAACCtaaaaaagaagaaattaaAGAGCAACCACAGATAGAGGAGGGAGCTCAGAAAATATGTGCGATAACAAAGAAGGCAGATCAATCACCTGTTGTTATTGTCTTTGCTCATGGGGCTGGTGCTCCTTCCTCCTCGGATTGGATGAGAAG ATGGAAAGATATGCTGGCCGAGGCCTTAAATGCTGTTGAAGTAGTGACATTCGACTACCCTT ACTTTTCTGGAGGAAAGAAAAGATCTCCTCCGAAGGCCGAAAAGTTGGTTGATTTTCATTGTGATGTGGTAAGAGAGACCATGACTAAGTACCCTGGCCATCCACTAGTTTTGGCAGGGAAATCTATGGGATCGAG GGTCAGCTGCATGGTTGCTGGCAAAAGTTGCATTTCAGCTTCTGCGATAATTTGTTTGGGTTACCCTCTAAAG GGCACCAATGGCACATTACGAGATGAAACACTTCTGCAACTTACAGTCCCTGTTATGTTTGTGCAG GGTAGCAAAGATGGACTCTGTCCACTAGACAAGTTGGAAGCTGTAATGAAGAAAATGAAATGTGTTAACACGTTGCATGTGATCGATGGGGGTGATCACTCTTTCAAAATCGGGAAGAAGTATTTGCTTTCTGTTGGATCCAGTCAAGAAGAAATAGAAAACAAAGCTGTTGAGGCAACAGCAACGTTTGTTTCTTTAGCACTGTAA
- the LOC140825141 gene encoding uncharacterized protein isoform X1: MRTDELGFPVTIRVGCTKIRKKSIQQCATEMTSKRKRINRNEPKKEEIKEQPQIEEGAQKICAITKKADQSPVVIVFAHGAGAPSSSDWMRRWKDMLAEALNAVEVVTFDYPFSHVSGLGLQIHIYIELFADFSGGKKRSPPKAEKLVDFHCDVVRETMTKYPGHPLVLAGKSMGSRVSCMVAGKSCISASAIICLGYPLKGTNGTLRDETLLQLTVPVMFVQGSKDGLCPLDKLEAVMKKMKCVNTLHVIDGGDHSFKIGKKYLLSVGSSQEEIENKAVEATATFVSLAL, from the exons atgagaaCAGACGAACTAGGGTTTCCAGTTACAATTCGAGTCGGTTGCACAAAAATCAGAAAAAAATCAATCCAACAGTGCGCCACAGAAATGACTTCGAAACGCAAGCGCATTAACAGGAACGAACCtaaaaaagaagaaattaaAGAGCAACCACAGATAGAGGAGGGAGCTCAGAAAATATGTGCGATAACAAAGAAGGCAGATCAATCACCTGTTGTTATTGTCTTTGCTCATGGGGCTGGTGCTCCTTCCTCCTCGGATTGGATGAGAAG ATGGAAAGATATGCTGGCCGAGGCCTTAAATGCTGTTGAAGTAGTGACATTCGACTACCCTT TCTCTCATGTTTCTGGACTAGGGCTTCAAATACATATCTAT ATTGAGCTGTTTGCAGACTTTTCTGGAGGAAAGAAAAGATCTCCTCCGAAGGCCGAAAAGTTGGTTGATTTTCATTGTGATGTGGTAAGAGAGACCATGACTAAGTACCCTGGCCATCCACTAGTTTTGGCAGGGAAATCTATGGGATCGAG GGTCAGCTGCATGGTTGCTGGCAAAAGTTGCATTTCAGCTTCTGCGATAATTTGTTTGGGTTACCCTCTAAAG GGCACCAATGGCACATTACGAGATGAAACACTTCTGCAACTTACAGTCCCTGTTATGTTTGTGCAG GGTAGCAAAGATGGACTCTGTCCACTAGACAAGTTGGAAGCTGTAATGAAGAAAATGAAATGTGTTAACACGTTGCATGTGATCGATGGGGGTGATCACTCTTTCAAAATCGGGAAGAAGTATTTGCTTTCTGTTGGATCCAGTCAAGAAGAAATAGAAAACAAAGCTGTTGAGGCAACAGCAACGTTTGTTTCTTTAGCACTGTAA
- the LOC140825141 gene encoding uncharacterized protein isoform X4, with protein sequence MRTDELGFPVTIRVGCTKIRKKSIQQCATEMTSKRKRINRNEPKKEEIKEQPQIEEGAQKICAITKKADQSPVVIVFAHGAGAPSSSDWMRRWKDMLAEALNAVEVVTFDYPFSHVSGLGLQIHIYIELFADFSGGKKRSPPKAEKLVDFHCDVVRETMTKYPGHPLVLAGKSMGSRVSCMVAGKSCISASAIICLGYPLKGTNGTLRDETLLQLTVPVMFVQQRWTLSTRQVGSCNEENEMC encoded by the exons atgagaaCAGACGAACTAGGGTTTCCAGTTACAATTCGAGTCGGTTGCACAAAAATCAGAAAAAAATCAATCCAACAGTGCGCCACAGAAATGACTTCGAAACGCAAGCGCATTAACAGGAACGAACCtaaaaaagaagaaattaaAGAGCAACCACAGATAGAGGAGGGAGCTCAGAAAATATGTGCGATAACAAAGAAGGCAGATCAATCACCTGTTGTTATTGTCTTTGCTCATGGGGCTGGTGCTCCTTCCTCCTCGGATTGGATGAGAAG ATGGAAAGATATGCTGGCCGAGGCCTTAAATGCTGTTGAAGTAGTGACATTCGACTACCCTT TCTCTCATGTTTCTGGACTAGGGCTTCAAATACATATCTAT ATTGAGCTGTTTGCAGACTTTTCTGGAGGAAAGAAAAGATCTCCTCCGAAGGCCGAAAAGTTGGTTGATTTTCATTGTGATGTGGTAAGAGAGACCATGACTAAGTACCCTGGCCATCCACTAGTTTTGGCAGGGAAATCTATGGGATCGAG GGTCAGCTGCATGGTTGCTGGCAAAAGTTGCATTTCAGCTTCTGCGATAATTTGTTTGGGTTACCCTCTAAAG GGCACCAATGGCACATTACGAGATGAAACACTTCTGCAACTTACAGTCCCTGTTATGTTTGTGCAG CAAAGATGGACTCTGTCCACTAGACAAGTTGGAAGCTGTAATGAAGAAAATGAAATGTGTTAA
- the LOC140825142 gene encoding probable WRKY transcription factor 53 — MESPVNWEYQTLINELTQGMEKAKQLRFHLCTSSPNQARDLLIQRILSSYEKALLILKWSGSKQQDQVFMTAATSVALESWVSVDGSPRSDGLNKNFGDHQDYVNPSKKRKQQRTWTEQVKVYSDSGLEGPTDDGFSWRKYGQKDILGAKYPRSYYRCTYRPVQDCWATKQVQRSDDDPTVFDITYRGTHTCNHSTNAIPPPASPEKQEMKHDISHCLHQPQQLNQTLSSLKSNLRVHTEDLNNDETSAHFSFPSTFASYDRENHYFPLSDLVDGYRQGTYSGTYSPLFLSPAASESNYFTPGTYNPMKSNWGGANLQHTEADIAEIMSAHASTTNSPIGGVEFSNVPVGVDPNFPFDTTEFFTHSNFECGQL; from the exons ATGGAGAGTCCTGTAAACTGGGAATATCAGACACTTATCAATGAGCTCACTCAAGGAATGGAGAAAGCGAAGCAGCTTCGTTTTCATCTGTGCACGTCGTCTCCGAACCAAGCTCGGGACTTGCTAATTCAGAGGATTTTGTCTTCTTATGAAAAGGCTCTGTTGATTCTGAAATGGAGTGGATCAAAACAGCAAGATCAAGTTTTTATGACAGCGGCAACATCAGTTGCGCTCGAGTCTTGGGTATCGGTTGATGGAAGTCCAAGAAGTGATGGTTTGAACAAGAATTTCGGGGATCATCAGGATTACGTTAATCCCTCAAAGAAAAG AAAGCAACAGCGCACTTGGACCGAACAAGTTAAAGTTTACTCTGACAGTGGACTTGAAGGCCCTACTGATGATGGATTTAGTTGGAGAAAGTATGGGCAAAAGGACATTTTGGGAGCTAAATATCCTAG GAGCTACTATCGATGTACGTACCGTCCGGTTCAAGATTGTTGGGCGACGAAGCAAGTGCAAAGATCTGATGACGATCCGACCGTATTCGATATCACTTACAGAGGAACACACACTTGCAACCACTCCACTAATGCAATCCCACCACCAGCATCACCTGAAAAACAAGAAATGAAACATGATATTTCTCACTGTCTTCATCAACCACAACAGCTGAATCAGACACTTTCCAGCTTGAAATCTAACCTCAGAGTCCACACTGAGGATTTAAACAATGATGAAACATCGGCCCACTTCTCTTTTCCATCAACATTTGCATCCTATGACAGGGAAAATCACTATTTTCCATTATCTGATCTTGTTGATGGATACCGCCAGGGCACGTATTCAGGAACATACTCGCCACTGTTTTTATCTCCAGCTGCCTCAGAGTCGAATTACTTCACTCCAGGAACTTATAACCCAATGAAGAGCAATTGGGGAGGTGCTAATTTGCAGCATACAGAAGCTGATATTGCCGAGATAATGTCAGCCCATGCTTCAACAACTAATTCCCCGATCGGAGGTGTGGAGTTTTCGAATGTTCCTGTTGGTGTCGACCCAAATTTCCCATTCGACACCACAGAATTTTTCACACATTCCAACTTTGAATGTGGACAATTATAG
- the LOC140825143 gene encoding uncharacterized protein, with product MGLEDRKTTEAAKVRLVRCPKCENLLPELPDFPLYQCGGCGAVLKAKKKGILEERLYEKTNDVKGPRISENCRIVHNSEVEMENDNGTELGTAERSHNGKVSSDGISTLRVENGEAKTDSEISNRERERMVVMESKNDDYWSYGSGLIRDINQGRGFDLNANGLEYTNYNGEQAVKEMRPPLESLRSKPLPMEEPDVAASLGPVKGVVAQVRFNDHLYRGEGPSTHGMNSYYEYGERTRYQDPDFDGQARVKNLENDRDELLRKLDELKDQISRSCDVADRHKEKMVPDRRMVSPTVSDHYGRNRATYVQEGFTDSHGLGKKPLSPYHLESPYFGHMAGFNPYTDRYGLSGRESRPPRGFPHDLLARGDTHHQEMLRGRTLQSESQYTHLPYNEQFPGYYADANHDQMILHSHENFFHQPACSCVHCYNKNLHLPPKVDHLGFRNQSFQNEPSNLNFHGSINPTPQGLPGYNFGGSGLHRLNSLQSLHMNSSDVDAENIRSNYHHARKMAVSHRSGRVCRSIAGGAPFITCCNCFELLKLPRKCISSAKMQHKMKCGACSSIISFEVGNNGGIGSVSVHVDQFPNEIDEGSSGTVDENVIYWPGDTNSADLNCDSNDCDDLQAKFSPIDKKSNSGESEKQQDPLSSTLCHLKNEQSPENVTEVKSSLSPELPTKEQSSHFPDTKVFRQSDDGNRSKRSEHERIAFGGTNFRHNSATEATVATEMDVSLNEFSNSCVSQDSVETSKEDNRKVNKGGESFFAGLIKKSFRDLTKSNQNAQDGGALVFVNGHVILDRLVKKAEKLAGPIQPGEYWYDNRAGFWGVMGHPCLGIIMPNIEEFNYPMPKTCAAGNTGIFVNGRELNQKDLDLLSSRGLPITRQRSYNIEISGKVIDECTGEELDLGKLAPTVERAQHGFGMKVPSYLG from the exons ATGGGGCTGGAAGATAGGAAGACTACGGAAGCCGCAAAGGTACGTTTGGTTCGCTGCCCCAAGTGTGAAAATCTCCTTCCAGAACTCCCGGATTTCCCTCTGTATCAATGTGGTGGCTGTGGTGCTGTTCTCAAAG CGAAAAAGAAGGGGATTCTGGAAGAGAGATTGTACGAGAAAACTAATGATGTAAAGGGGCCAAGAATCTCCGAGAACTGTAGGATCGTTCATAATTCTGAGGTTGAAATGGAAAATGACAACGGAACCGAGCTTGGTACGGCAGAGAGGAGTCATAACGGAAAAGTGTCTTCCGATGGTATTTCCACTTTGCGAGTTGAAAATGGAGAAGCGAAAACTGATTCTGAAATAAGTAATCGGGAAAGAGAAAGGATGGTAGTAATGGAAAGCAAGAATGATGATTACTGGTCATATGGTTCGGGTCTGATTCGTGATATTAATCAGGGAAGAGGCTTTGATTTGAATGCCAATGGGCTGGAATACACAAATTATAATGGTGAACAAGCAGTTAAAGAAATGAGGCCTCCATTGGAATCATTAAGGTCAAAGCCATTACCTATGGAGGAACCGGATGTGGCAGCCTCTTTAGGTCCTGTCAAAGGTGTTGTGGCACAAGTGAGGTTTAACGATCATCTTTACCGTGGTGAGGGGCCATCGACTCATGGAATGAATTCTTATTATGAATATGGTGAGAGGACTAGATATCAGGATCCAGATTTTGATGGGCAAGCTAGAGTTAAAAATTTGGAGAATGACCGAGACGAGCTCCTAAGGAAACTTGATGAGTTGAAGGATCAAATTAGCCGGTCTTGTGATGTGGCGGACAGACATAAGGAAAAAATGGTTCCTGATCGGAGGATGGTTTCTCCAACTGTATCCGATCATTATGGTAGAAATCGTGCTACTTATGTTCAAGAAGGCTTTACTGATTCACATGGCCTAGGCAAGAAACCACTTTCTCCCTATCATTTAGAATCTCCATATTTTGGTCATATGGCTGGATTCAATCCTTACACAGATAGATACGGTTTAAGTGGTCGGGAATCACGTCCTCCAAGAGGGTTCCCCCACGATCTTTTGGCACGTGGtgacactcatcatcaagaaaTGCTTCGTGGGCGGACTCTCCAATCAGAGTCTCAATACACGCATCTGCCATATAACGAGCAGTTTCCTGGTTACTACGCAGATGCCAATCACGATCAAATGATATTGCACTCACACGAGAACTTTTTTCACCAGCCCGCATGCTCGTGTGTGCATTGCTATAATAAGAACTTGCATTTACCTCCTAAGGTTGATCACTTGGGTTTTCGTAACCAAAGTTTTCAAAATGAACCTTCTAATTTGAATTTTCATGGTTCTATAAATCCTACTCCACAGGGACTGCCTGGTTATAATTTTGGAGGCTCGGGACTGCATCGGTTGAATTCTCTTCAGTCTTTACATATGAATTCAAGTGACGTTGATGCTGAAAATATTCGCTCCAATTATCATCATGCCAGAAAGATGGCAGTAAGTCATAGAAGTGGACGGGTGTGCCGTTCAATTGCAGGTGGTGCACCTTTTATTACCTGCTGCAATTGCTTTGAGTTACTGAAATTGCCAAGAAAATGCATTTCTTCTGCAAAAATGCAACACAAAATGAAATGTGGGGCTTGTTCTTCGATAATATCATTTGAGGTTGGGAATAATGGAGGTATTGGATCAGTTTCTGTGCACGTCGACCAATTTCCAAATGAGATTGACGAGGGTTCTAGTGGCACAGTGGATGAAAATGTGATATATTGGCCTGGTGATACAAATAGTGCGGATTTGAACTGTGACTCGAATGATTGTGATGATTTGCAAGCCAAGTTTTCTCCAATAGATAAGAAATCTAATTCTGGTGAATCTGAGAAACAGCAGGATCCTCTTTCTTCAACTTTATGCCACCTCAAGAATGAGCAAAGCCCAGAAAATGTGACAGAAGTCAAGTCCTCTCTAAGTCCTGAATTGCCCACTAAAGAACAGTCCAGTCATTTTCCTGATACTAAAGTGTTCAGGCAATCTGACGATGGAAACAGAAGCAAGCGATCTGAGCATGAGAGAATTGCCTTTGGTGGGACTAATTTTCGGCATAATTCTGCGACAGAAGCAACGGTGGCAACCGAGATGGATGTGTCCTTAAACGAATTTTCTAACAGCTGTGTTTCTCAGGACTCAGTGGAAACAAGTAAAGAAGATAACCGTAAGGTCAACAAAGGGGGCGAGTCTTTCTTTGCAGGTCTCATCAAAAAGAGTTTCAGAGACCTCACAAAATCTAACCAAAATGCACAAGATGGCGGAGCTCTAGTCTTTGTTAACGGGCATGTAATACTGGATCGTTTGGTTAAGAAGGCTGAAAAGTTAGCAGGACCAATCCAACCTGGAGAATACTG GTACGACAATCGTGCAGGCTTTTGGGGTGTGATGGGCCACCCTTGTCTTGGCATTATCATG CCAAATATTGAAGAATTCAACTATCCAATGCCAAAAACTTGTGCTGCTGGAAATACTGGAATTTTTGTCAACGGGCGGGAACTTAACCAGAAAgatttagatttgctttctagCAGAGGTCTTCCCATCACACGACAACGGTCTTATAACATTGAGATATCGGGCAAGGTGATTGATGAGTGCACTGGAGAGGAACTAGATCTTGGCAAACTTGCCCCAAC GGTCGAGAGGGCCCAGCACGGATTCGGTATGAAAGTTCCATCATATCTTGGTTGA